A window of the Trichoderma asperellum chromosome 4, complete sequence genome harbors these coding sequences:
- the TRP3 gene encoding anthranilate synthase / indole-3-glycerol phosphate synthase produces MEAIKQTFARCKAQNRPALVTYVTAGYPRPEDTPGILLAMEKGGADVLELGAPFTDPIADGPTIQTANTIALNNGVSIESTLAMVKEARSRGLKAPVMLMGYYNPLLSYGEERLLQDCQSSGVNGFIVVDLPPEEAVSFRKLCSKGGLSYVPLIAPATSDTRMKILCQLADSFIYVVSRQGVTGATGSLSSHLPDLLSRVKKYSGNKPAAVGFGVSTHEHFQSVAAIADGVVVGSQIITTIQKAASGQIDADVENYCAYLCGRDARPVLTGEVPLVQDAPGNQGASADSVSVSAVVKDSDRLTAEQDSDLVAQLAALHGKIPERFGEFGGQYVPESLMDCLSELEEGFNKIKDDPSFWEEYRSYYDYMGRPSRLHLADRLTEHCGGANIWLKREDLNHTGSHKINNALGQLLLAKRLGKTKIIAETGAGQHGVATATVCAKFGMECTVYMGAEDVRRQALNVFRMRLLGAKVVAVEAGSKTLRDAVNEALRAWVVDLDTTHYIIGSAIGPHPYPTIVRTFQSVIGDETKKQMQEMRGKLPDAVVACVGGGSNAVGMFYPFANDPSVKLLGVEAGGDGVDTERHSATLTGGSKGVLHGVRTYVLQDKNGQIIETHSVSAGLDYPGVGPELSSWKDTERAKFIAATDAEAFMGFRLISQLEGIIPALESAHGIYGAIELAKTMKKGEDLVICLSGRGDKDVQSVAEELPRLGPKIGWDLRF; encoded by the exons ATGGAGGCCATCAAGCAGACGTTTGCCCGCTGCAAGGCGCAGAACCGA CCGGCGCTGGTCACGTATGTGACTGCGGGTTACCCACGACCGGAGGATACTCCTGGCATCTTGTTGGCCATGGAGAAGGGAGGAGCCG ACGTCCTTGAGCTCGGGGCTCCCTTCACCGATCCCATTGCCGACGGACCGACTATTCAAACCGCCAACACG ATTGCTCTGAACAATGGCGTCAGCATCGAGTCCACGTTGGCCATGGTCAAGGAGGCCAGGTCCCGCGGCTTGAAGGCCCCAGTCATGCTCATGGGATACTACAACCCCCTTCTCAGCTACGGTGAGGAGCGTCTGCTGCAAGATTGCCAGAGCTCCGGCGTCAATGGCTTCATTGTCGTTGACTTGCCCCCGGAAGAGGCCGTCTCATTCCGCAAGCTCTGCTCCAAGGGCGG CCTTTCATACGTCCCCTTGATCGCCCCTGCGACCTCAGATACCCGTATGAAGATTCTGTGCCAGCTCGCAGACTCATTCATCTATGTTGTCTCAAGACAAGGTGTTACCGGCGCCACTGGAAGTCTCAGCTCACATCTCCCTGACCTCCTCAGCCGCGTCAAAAAGTACAGCGGCAACAAGcccgctgctgttggcttCGGTGTCAGCACCCACGAACACTTCCAGAGCGTTGCCGCCATCGCCGATGGCGTCGTAGTCGGCAGCCAAATCATCACTACGATCCAAAAGGCTGCCTCTGGCCAAATCGATGCCGACGTTGAAAACTACTGCGCCTATCTCTGCGGCCGTGATGCTCGACCAGTGCTTACTGGAGAAGTTCCGTTGGTTCAAGATGCGCCCGGCAACCAGGGTGCCAGCGCAGATTCAGTGTCTGTCAGCGCAGTTGTCAAGGATAGTGACCGGCTCACTGCGGAGCAAGACAGTGATTTGGTGGCCCAGCTTGCAGCTCTCCACGGCAAAATCCCTGAGCGATTCGGAGAATTTGGCGGTCAGTACGTTCCAGAGAGCTTGATGGACTGCTTGTCCGAGCTTGAAGAGGGCTTCAACAAGATCAAGGACGACCCTTCGTTCTGGGAGGAGTACCGATCATACTACGACTACATGGGACGACCGTCTCGCCTTCACTTGGCGGACCGTCTTACAGAGCACTGCGGCGGTGCCAACATCTGGCTCAAGCGAGAGGATCTGAACCACACGGGTAGCCACAAGATCAACAACGCACTCGGACAGCTGCTTCTGGCCAAGCGTCTTGGAAAGACCAAGATCATTGCTGAGACTGGAGCCGGCCAGCACGGTGTTGCTACTGCGACTGTGTGTGCCAAATTTGGCATGGAATGCACAGTTTACATGGGAGCT gaGGATGTTCGTCGACAGGCCCTCAACGTCTTCAGAATGAGATTGCTTGGCGCCAAGGTCGTAGCTGTGGAGGCTGGTAGCAAGACTCTGCGAGATGCAGTCAACGAAGCTCTCCGCGCCTGGGTTGTTGACCTCGACACCACTCATTACATCATCGGATCTGCTATCGGACCCCACCCCTATCCTACCATTGTGAGGACATTCCAGTCGGTCATTGGTGATGAGACCAAGAAGCAAATGCAAGAGATGCGCGGCAAGCTTCCCGACGCAGTTGTTGCCTGCGTCGGCGGAGGTAGCAACGCCGTCGGCATGTTCTACCCCTTCGCCAATGACCCATCAGTGAAGCTTCTGGGTGTTGAGgctggcggtgatggtgTCGACACTGAACGACACAGCGCCACCCTTACCGGTGGATCAAAGGGCGTTCTTCACGGAGTACGAACATATGTGCTCCAGGATAAGAACGGCCAGATCATTGAGACACACTCGGTCTCTGCCGGTCTTGATTATCCCGGCGTAGGACCCGAGCTGAGCTCCTGGAAGGACACTGAGCGAGCCAAGTTCATCGCCGCGACTGATGCTGAGGCCTTTATGGGCTTCAGGCTGATCAGCCAGCTGGAGGGTATCATCCCTGCTCTAGAGTCGGCTCACGGAATTTACGGAGCCATTGAGTTGgccaagacgatgaagaagggcGAGGACCTGGTCATCTGCCTGAGTGGCAGAGGAGACAAGGATGTGCAGAGCGTGGCAGAGGAGCTGCCTCGCCTCGGACCCAAGATTGGCTGGGACCTTCGATTTTAA
- a CDS encoding mitochondrial 54S ribosomal protein bL28m (BUSCO:EOG092D3FK5) — protein sequence MSPTLLPSSSARPLMALASRLSSTASSSSLRQSSLATPPSSTLSASATRAFSATAPQSTKTVKPHRLPSDLIPPYPYGERLVYKQSNAGLYGSARIRFGNTVAPKHNNKARRLWRPNVHVKTFLIPALGARIKTRLTLRVLKTIRREGGIENYLLKSKPARLKELGPGGWNLRWLLMQSRAVQQRFNDERVALGLEPRELEDRDDIIQYALDYATPGPLSLRSKATLAEMRAALDQTFVLGDEDLADLEGIQELSDEEEALLMQQIDRADEAARTSQIQAEKEKQGAKV from the coding sequence ATGTCGCCAACATTATTACCCTCATCATCGGCCCGGCCTCTCATGGCTCTCGCCTCTCGCCTCTCCTccacagcctcctcctcctcgctccGACAATCTTCATTAGCGACGCCGCCGTCGTCAACAttatcagcatcagcaacccGCGCCTTCTCCGCCACAGCCCCCCAATCCACCAAAACCGTCAAGCCGCACCGCCTCCCCAGCGACCTCATCCCGCCCTACCCCTACGGCGAGCGCCTCGTCTACAAGCAGTCCAACGCCGGCCTCTACGGCAGCGCCCGCATCCGCTTCGGCAACACCGTCGCCCCCAAGCACAACAACAAGGCTCGCCGCCTCTGGCGCCCCAACGTCCACGTCAAGACGTTCCTCATCCCCGCCCTTGGCGCCCGCATCAAGACCCGCCTCACCCTGCGCGTCCTCAAGACCATCCGCCGCGAGGGCGGCATCGAGAATTACCTCCTCAAGAGCAAGCCTGCGCGCCTTAAGGAGCTGGGCCCCGGTGGCTGGAACCTGCGCTGGCTGCTGATGCAGAGCCGCGCCGTGCAGCAGCGCTTCAACGACGAGAGAGTTGCGCTGGGCCTGGAGCCAAGGGAGCTGGAGGACCGGGACGACATCATCCAGTATGCGCTCGATTACGCTACTCCCGGACCGCTCAGCCTGCGGAGTAAGGCTACGTTGGCCGAGATGAGGGCTGCTTTGGACCAGACCTTTGTGCTGGGCGACGAGGATTTGGCGGATCTTGAGGGAATTCAAGAGCTGtctgacgaagaggaagcgcTGCTGATGCAGCAGATAGACCGTGCGGATGAAGCGGCAAGGACAAGCCAGATCCAGgcggaaaaggaaaagcaagGCGCTAAAGTGTAA
- the GOT2 gene encoding Aspartate aminotransferase, mitochondrial has product MLSALRVASRRTALRPATLNLTSRVALSTWINVPQGPPDVSLIELIVADTSVSGALNHWTFGPLEAILGITEAFKADKFEKKINLGVGAYRDDAGKPYVLPSVREAEEKIVNNKLNKEYAGITGVPEFPPLAAKLAYGPNPAVLDRVAISQTISGTGALRLGAAFLQRWYSGDKKIFIPNPSWANHKAVFSDAGLKVETYRYYNKDTIGLDFDGLVADLKAAPLGSVFLFHACAHNPTGVDPTPEQWKEISKVVKEQNHFAFFDMAYQGFASGDTDKDAFAVRYFVEQGHDIALCQSFAKNMGLYGERVGAFSVTTADAEEKKRVDSQLKILIRPLYSNPPIHGARIAAEVLSNPKLYQQWLGEVKGMADRIITMRALLKENLEKLGSKHDWSHITSQIGMFAYTGLNAEEMEKLAKEYSVYATKDGRISVAGITSDNVGRLAEAIFKVKG; this is encoded by the exons ATGTTGTCCGCTCTTCGAGTTGCTAGCAGGCGAACTGCCCTGCGCCCTGCGACCCTGAACCTCACCAGCCGTGTTGCTCTGTCTACCTGGATCAACGTGCCCCAGGGTCCTCCT GATGTAAGTTTGATTGAGTTGATAGTGGCGGATACCTCGGTCTCTGGAGCATTGAACCATTGGACCTTTGGACCTTTGGAA GCTATTCTTG GCATTACTGAGGCTTTCAAGGCCGACAAGTTCGAGAAGAAGATCAACCTTG GTGTCGGTGCCTACCGTGACGATGCAGGAAAGCCCTACGTCCTCCCCTCCGTCCGcgaggccgaggagaagATCGTCAACAACAAGCTGAACAAGGAGTACGCCGGCATCACTGGTGTCCCCGAGTTCCCTCCTCTGGCTGCTAAGCTCGCCTACGGCCCCAACCCCGCCGTCCTCGACCGCGTTGCCATCTCCCAGACCATCTCCGGAACCGGTGCTCTGCGGCTAGGTGCTGCCTTCCTCCAGCGCTGGTACTCTGGCGACAAGAAGATCTTCATCCCCAACCCTTCATGGGCCAACCACAAGGCTGTCTTCAGCGATGCCGGCCTCAAGGTCGAGACCTACCGCTACTACAATAAGGACACCATCGGCCTTGACTTTGATGGCCTGGTTGCCGACCTCAAGGCCGCTCCCCTGGGCAGCGTCTTCCTGTTCCACGCCTGCGCCCACAACCCTACTGGTGTCGACCCCACCCCTGAGCAGTGGAAGGAGATCTCCAAGGTTGTCAAGGAGCAGAACCactttgccttcttcgacATGGCCTACCAGGGCTTTGCCAGCGGCGACACCGACAAGGATGCCTTTGCCGTTCGATACTTTGTCGAGCAGGGCCACGACATTGCTCTCTGCCAGTCATTCGCCAAGAACATG GGTCTCTATGGTGAGCGTGTCGGTGCCTTCTccgtcaccaccgccgacgctgaggagaagaagcgtgTCGACTCTCAGCTGAAGATCCTCATCCGCCCTCTGTACTCCAACCCCCCCATCCACGGTGCCCGTATTGCCGCCGAGGTCCTCAGCAACCCCAAGCTGTACCAGCAGTGGCTGGGCGAGGTCAAGGGCATGGCCGACCGAATCATCACCATGCGTGCCCTCCTCAAGGAGAACCTCGAGAAGCTCGGCTCCAAGCACGACTGGTCCCACATCACCAGCCAGATCGGCATGTTCGCCTACACTGGCCTGAACgccgaggagatggagaagctggccaaggagtACTCCGTCTACGCCACCAAGGACGGCCGTATCTCCGTTGCTGGCATCACCAGCGACAACGTCGGCCGCCTGGCCGAGGCTATCTTCAAGGTCAAGggttaa
- a CDS encoding uncharacterized protein (TransMembrane:10 (i65-85o149-167i174-195o207-230i242-259o368-387i394-415o427-450i462-485o497-513i)): MASDKEISPNPDGGDIQVSKDATTGGVIDVDGDEEFSKRDRTVIEHARAATAKEQKMTLLQGIKLYPKAIAWSMIISTCIVMEGYDVSLVNNFYAFDQFNRKYGELFPDGKYQVPARWQSGLSNGAAVGEIIGLFINGFVSERFGYRKTVMACLVMIAAFTAIFFTAPNVKALLVAEILCGIPWGIFQTLTVTYASEVCPVALRGYLTTYVNFCWGLGQEIGIGVIFAMLKRDDQWAYRIPYGLQWMWPLPLFIAIYFAPESPWWLVRQGKAQDAKHALLRLTSLDRETDFDADETVAMMIHTTALEEKVTAGASYWDCFKGVDLRRTEIVCMVWAIQNLSGNAFSNYSTYFLQQAGLSDHDSYSFALGQYAINMVGVFGAWGLMALGIGRRTLYLYGLCGLCSMLFILGFLGLVPESHRREGSLATGSIMVVWALFYQLTVGTVCYSLVGELSSRRLQIKTVVLARNLYNVVGIITNVLTPYMLNPTAWNWSNYTGFFWGGICFLCIIYTYFRLPEPRGRTFAEIDVLFERKVSARNFASTKVDVFHESIDEKVMNQYDGILESHIEKV, translated from the exons ATGGCTTCTGACAAGGAGATCTCGCCTAACCCCGATGGTGGCGACATCCAAGTGTCCAAAGATGCCACCACAGGCGGCGTCATCGatgtcgatggcgatgaagagtTCTCAAAAAGGGATCGCACCGTCATCGAGCACGCCAGAGCAGCTACTGCCAAGGAGCAGAAGATGACGCTTCTGCAAGGTATCAAGCTGTATCCCAAGGCCATTGCATGGAGCATGATCATCTCTACCTGCATTGTCATGGAGGGCTACGATGTTAGCTTGGTGAACAATTTCT ATGCGTTCGACCAGTTCAATAGGAAATACGGTGAGCTGTTTCCAGACGGCAAATACCAAGTGCCGGCCAGATGGCAATCAGGCTTGAGTAAC GGCGCTGCTGTCGGCGAAATCATTGGTCTCTTCATCAACGGTTTTGTCTCCGAGAGATTCGGCTACAGGAAAACCGTCATGGCCTGCCTCGTCATGATCGCCGCCTTCacggccatcttcttcactgcGCCCAATGTCAAGGCTCTGCTGGTCGCCGAGATCCTGTGCGGTATTCCTTGGGGCATCTTCCAGACCCTCACCGTCACCTACGCCTCCGAAGTCTGTCCCGTCGCCCTGCGAGGCTACCTCACCACCTACGTCAACTTCTGCTGGGGTCTTGGCCAGGAAATCGGTATCGGAGTCATCTTCGCCATGCTGAAGCGCGACGACCAGTGGGCATACCGCATCCCCTACGGTCTTCAGTGGATGTGGCCGctccctctcttcatcgccatctaCTTCGCTCCCGAATCCCCCTGGTGGCTTGTCCGCCAAGGCAAGGCCCAGGATGCCAAGCATGCCCTGCTCCGCCTGACCAGCCTGGACCGCGAGACCGACTTTGACGCCGACGAGACGGTCGCCATGATGATCCACACGACCGCCCTGGAGGAGAAGGTCACAGCCGGCGCCTCCTACTGGGACTGCTTCAAGGGAGTGGATTTGCGCCGCACGGAGATTGTCTGCATGGTCTGGGCCATCCAGAACCTCAGCGGAAACGCCTTCTCCAACTACTCCACCTACTTCCTTCAGCAAGCCGGCCTATCTGACCACGACTCCTACTCGTTTGCCCTGGGCCAGTACGCCATCAACATGGTCGGTGTCTTTGGCGCATGGGGCCTGATGGCTCTGGGCATCGGACGCCGCACCCTGTATCTGTATGGTCTCTGCGGCCTGTGCAGCatgctcttcatcctcggcTTCCTGGGTTTGGTGCCCGAGTCGCACAGGAGAGAAGGTTCCCTCGCCACCGGCAGCATCATGGTTGTCTGGGCCCTCTTCTACCAGCTCACCGTCGGCACTGTCTGCTACTCCCTCGTCGGTGAACTTTCATCGCGTCGTCTACAGATTAAGACTGTTGTCCTTGCCCGCAATCTTTA CAACGTCGtgggcatcatcaccaacgtTCTGACGCCATACATGCTGAATCCCACCGCTTGGAACTGGAGCAACTATACTGGATTCTTTTGG GGCGGAATCTGCTTCCTCTGCATCATCTACACTTACTTCCGTCTCCCCGAGCCCCGCGGCCGAACTTTTGCTGAAATCGACGTGCTTTTCGAGAGAAAGGTCAGCGCGCGAAACTTTGCCTCCACAAAGGTGGATGTGTTCCACGAATCCATCGACGAAAAGGTTATGAACCAGTACGATGGAATTCTCGAATCTCATATCGAGAAAGtctga
- the ATG8 gene encoding ubiquitin-like protein atg8: MRSKFKDEHPFEKRKAEAERIRQKYSDRIPVICEKVEKSDIATIDKKKYLVPADLTVGQFVYVIRKRIKLSPEKAIFIFVDEVLPPTAALMSSIYEEHKDEDGFLYITYSGENTFGTA; this comes from the exons ATGCGCAGCAAGTTCAAGGACGAGCACCCCTTTGAGAAGCGcaaggccgaggccgagcgCATTCGCCAGAAGTACTCTGACCGTATTCCT GTCATCTGCGAGAAAGTCGAAAAGAGCGACATCGCTACGATcgacaagaagaagtacCTGGTCCCCGCCGACCTGACAGTAGGCCAGTTTGTCTACGTCATTCGCAAGAGGATCAAGCTTTCTCCCGAGaaggccatcttcatcttcgtagATGAGGTCTTACCCCCTACTGCTGCTCTCATGAGCAGCATCTATGAAGAGCACAAGGACGAGGACGG cTTTCTTTACATCACCTACTCCGGCGAGAATACCTTTGGTACCGCATAA
- a CDS encoding uncharacterized protein (BUSCO:EOG092D1XYV): protein MATPAAASRHVQRVVTQAGLRSARPLRSQLALNRWVSSSSGARRSPASFGASSSAAIWLAAAAIGITAPLAYSLSTAESAKLDVSSLAEKDEQKKREASITDESPMRLRMEKFIKEQQQIIVKELERIDGKKFRRDEWTRPNGGGGITCVLQEGNVFEKAGVGVSVVYGSLPKPAIAKMRENHKNLDPNVESLEFFAAGLSMVLHPSNPMAPTVHLNYRYFETANPDGTSQAWWFGGGSDLTPSYLFDEDAIHFHKTIKAACDNHDKTYYPRFKKWCDKYFYNKHRGECRGVGGIFFDDLDEGERDQENTFAFIQDCLKSFLPSYVPIIEKRKDMPFDEKEKAWQQIRRGKYVEFNLVHDRGTAFGLNTPGSRVESILMSLPLTASWKYMYEPEPKSREQRLVDVLKEPKEWV from the exons ATGGCTACGCCCGCGGCGGCTTCTCGCCATGTTCAGCGCGTGGTCACACAGGCCGGTCTACGCTCAGCACGGCCTCTGAGAAGCCAATTGGCTCTCAATCGATGGgtatcttcctcttcaggTGCTCGTCGGTCTCCGGCTAGCTTtggagcttcttcctcagcagccatttggcttgcagcagccgctaTTGGCATCACTGCTCCCTTGGCTTACAGCTTG TCAACGGCAGAGTCTGCTAAGCTTGATGTCTCGTCTCTTGCTGAGAAGgatgagcagaagaagagagaagccagCATTACCGACGAATCTCCGATGCGCCTGCGGATGGAGAAATTCATCAAGGAGCAGCAACAAATCATTGTCAAAGAACTCGAGCGCATCGATGGAAAGAAATTCCGCAGGGATGAGTGGACACGGCCgaatggcggcggcggcataaCCTGCGTGCTGCAGGAGGGTAACGTATTCGAAAAGGCCGGTGTCGGTGTCAGCGTCGTTTACGGATCGCTGCCCAAGCCGGCCATTGCAAAGATGCGAGAAAACCACAAGAATCTCGATCCCAACGTCGAGTCTTTGGAATTCTTCGCCGCTGGCCTGAGCATGGTGCTTCATCCGTCCAACCCCATGGCCCCAACCGTGCATCTGAATTACCGATACTTTGAGACGGCCAATCCCGATGGCACATCTCAGGCTTGGTggtttggcggcggcagcgactTGACGCCTTCATACCTCTTCGACGAGGATGCTATCCACTTCCACAAGACGATCAAGGCCGCTTGCGACAATCACGACAAGACTTATTATCCTCGATTCAAGAAGTGGTGCGACAAGTACTTTTACAACAAGCACCGCGGCGAGTGTCGAGGCGTGGGCGGCATCTTCTTTGACGACCTAGACGAGGGTGAGCGTGACCAGGAAAACACTTTTGCATTCATCCAGGACTGCTTAAAGTCTTTCCTGCCGTCGTACGTCCCCATTATAGAGAAGCGAAAGGACATGCCCTTTgatgaaaaggagaaggcgtGGCAGCAGATCCGCAGAGGCAAATATGTCGAGTTCAACCTGGTTCACGACCGAGGAACTGCGTTTGGCCTGAATACGCCTGGATCACGAGTGGAGAGTATTCTCATGAGCCTGCCGTTGACGGCAAGCTGGAAGTACATGTACGAGCCAGAGCCTAAGAGCCGGGAGCAGAGGCTAGTGGACGTTTTGAAGGAGCCCAAGGAGTGGGTATAA
- the RPN8 gene encoding proteasome regulatory particle subunit (BUSCO:EOG092D37ON~MEROPS:MER0030134) translates to MPTTTAETLSLVTRNVSVAPLVLLSAVDHYNRTVQNKTKRRVVGVLLGQNDGKNVRVSNSFAVPFEEDEKDPSVWFLDHNYVESMNDMFKKVNAREKLVGWYHTGPKLRASDLEINELFKRYTPNPLLVIIDVQPKESGVPTDAYFAVEEIKDDGTTTSRTFVHTPSIIEAEEAEEIGVEHLLRDIRDVAVGTLSTRVTNQLQSLQGLHLRLRDIGAYLQKVLDGQLPVNHAILGNLQDVFNLLPNLSTPDDDSKLGSHELSHAMSIKTNDQLMAIYLSSLIRAITAFHDLIENKIQNRQQQDEKETRKEESNIKDEKKDGTTANANGEAKEGSEKEKPKKK, encoded by the exons ATGCCTACAACCACCGCGGAAACACTCTCGCTGGTCACGAGAAACGTCTCCGTCGCTCCGCTAGTTCTCCTTTCTGCGGTCGATCATTACAACCGAACAGTACAGAACAAGACCAAGAGACGGGTTGTTGGTGTTCTTCTTGGTCAGAACGATGGAAAGAACGTGAGAGTGTCGAACAGTTTTGCAG TCCCATTCGAGGAGGATGAAAAGGACCCTTCAGTGTGGTTCCTGGACCACAACTACGTCGAGTCGATGAACGACATGTTCAAGAAAGTGAATGCGCGCGAGAAGCTGGTGGGCTGGTACCACACTGGACCCAAGCTTCGCGCCTCTGATCTTGAGATCAACGAGCTCTTCAAACGATACACACCCAACCCCTTACTAGTCATCATCGATGTTCAACCGAAGGAATCCGGCGTCCCTACTGACGCGTATTTTGCGGTCGAGGAAATCAAAGAT GATGGCACCACCACTTCTCGAACATTTGTCCACACACCTTCGATTATCGAggccgaagaggctgaggagaTTGGTGTCGAGCACCTACTAAGGGATATCCGCGACGTTGCCGTGGGCACTCTGTCCACACGCGTGACTAACCAGCTTCAGTCACTTCAAGGACTGCATCTCCGGTTACGAGACATCGGAGCCTACCTCCAAAAAGTTCTCGACGGCCAACTTCCAGTCAACCATGCGATCCTTGGAAATCTGCAAGACGTCTTCAACCTTCTCCCCAACCTCTCCACACCCGATGATGACAGCAAATTGGGAAGCCACGAACTATCACACGCCATGAGCATTAAGACCAACGACCAGCTGATGGCCATCTACCTAAGCAGTCTGATACGTGCCATTACAGCATTCCACGACCTAATAGAGAACAAGATCCAAAACCGACAGCAGCAAGACGAGAAGGAGACTAGGAAAGAGGAGTCTAATATcaaggatgagaagaaggatggtACCACCGCCAACGCTAATGGAGAGGCCAAGGAAGGCagtgagaaagaaaagcccaagaagaaaTGA
- a CDS encoding uncharacterized protein (TransMembrane:10 (i41-61o73-91i112-130o136-157i164-182o202-221i233-249o269-289i301-319o325-354i)) — MEPLPKLAPAKGVQSMSNKGSPSPTLANIVRRFAVDSGSTLFATAVMTVLIFGGCCSNVYALEAIINFEPTNGTLITFVQFLFIAITGYVAQFDKTRPPFFFAPNVVPLRRWLVNILLFFTINVLNNHAFSYNISIPVHIILRSGGSITTMAAGYFCGKTYSRVQVFAVFLLSIGVSLAAWSDSKDKKTSEGSAEPVFNVGLLIIFVAQVLSSIMGLYTEATYRKYGPQWKENLFYAHILALPLFLPFMPSMRRNLVELSKSTPLELNIPFASSLPLTRVPSQLAYLAVNVLTQYACIRGVNLLAANASALTVTIILSIRKLMSLLLSIWLFGNTLSVNTILSAIVVFGAAGIYSVAPKPVPKPAAAEEKKKV; from the exons ATGGAGCCTCTACCGAAACTGGCACCGGCCAAGGGTGTTCAGTCCATGTCTAACAAGGGATCTCCATCGCCCACCTTGGCAAATATTGTCCGTCGTTTCGCCGTGGACAGCGGCTCAACTTTGTTTGCTACGGCGGTAATGACCGTGCTGATCTTCGGCGGATGTTGCTCCAAC GTGTACGCCTTAGAAGCAATCATCAA CTTCGAGCCCACAAATG GAACGCTTATAACTTTTGTTCAATTTCTGTTCATAGCCATCACTGGCTATGTAGCGCAATTCGATAAAACGCGTCCGCCGTTCTTCTTCGCTCCCAACGTCGTCCCGCTTCGTCGATGGCTCGTCAATATCCTGCTATTCTTCACAATCAACGTGTTGAACAATCATGCCTTTAGCTACAACATATCTATACCGGTTCACATCATTTTACGATCTGGTGGTAGCATAACAACTATGGCTGCGGGCTATTTTTGCGGAAAGACATATTCACGGGTCCAAGTTTTTGCAGTATTTCTGCTGAGTATCGGCGTCAGTCTAGCCGCCTGGTCAGATTCTAAGGACAAG AAAACGAGCGAAGGTAGCGCTGAGCCAGTCTTTAACGTCGGACTCTTAATTATCTTTGTGGCTCAAGTTCTCTCATCCATCATGGGCTTGTATACCGAAGCAACATATCGCAAGTATGGGCCACAGTGGAAAGAAAATCTCTTCTATGCCCATATTTTGGCGCTgcctctcttcttgccttTTATGCCTTCTATGCGACGCAATCTAGTCGAGCTGAGCAAAAGCACTCCTCTGGAGCTTAATATCCCATTTGCTTCGTCACTGCCACTTACCCGAGTTCCATCTCAGCTCGCCTACCTAGCAGTCAACGTGTTGACTCAATATGCCTGTATTCGTGGCGTAAATCTTCTGGCAGCAAACGCATCGGCGCTCACAGTTACAATAATACTGAGTATTAGAAAACTCATGAGCCTTTTGTTAAGTATTTGGCTGTTTGGCAATACCCTCTCAGTCAATACCATACTTAGCGCAATTGTCGTATTTGGAGCCGCAGGAATCTACAGCGTGGCCCCAAAGCCTGTCCCAAagcc